Below is a genomic region from Methylobacterium sp. FF17.
AGGCGAAACCAGGGGCTTTCCGGGATTTGTAATCCTGATCTTATCGGGGAAAATTTCTACCCTTGGTCCACTTCCTACTGCGGTAAGGTCTTGGTGGATCAACGCGTTAGCAACAAATTCGCGAATAGATATTTCTGGTATAGTGTATTTCTTGCTCCTAATACCGTGAAGGATCTCCTCACGATGTGGCACTCTAATCATTATAAAGCTTAGTAATTTTGAGAACGTTACTCCGTATCCGCGCTCTCCAGTGACATCATCAACACCGTCCAATTTGCTAGTGCTAGAGTATTGGATTACGCGCGGAGCCTTTGTGGAAATAATTGGAAATTCGCTGAGCTTATTTGCAGCCAAAATGGCAAGTAGATTAGTCGCGTCATAGCCATTCTGACGGTCGTCTAAAATGAGCCCATCTGCCAGTAGCTTTTCTATGATCCCGGTATTCGTAACTGTTTTTACGCCAAGCATTTTTACAAGGTTGATGCAATCGAATCTTTCAAACAGCATTTCCTCAGTTAGATGCGCGGCGGCTATTCCTTGCTCAAACGAATATCTTGATGTTATTGCCCAGAGTGCGCGTTCACGTTCCGGGAAATCTTTCAGCGGCTGTTGGATTGAGTCGACGCGAACAAAAGCATGCCCTTTAAAGCGGACTGGACTAACATAGCAAGGATCGATAGCGATGATCTCTATGTGCTTATTGTCAACCTCAAATGACACGAAGCAAAAATTAACGCTTGGGACAAGTAGCCGGCTGAGCCAATGTTCAAAAAGTTGGCCACCAACGGTCTCTTCCTTCAGTCTAACCGTTGTGCCAATAATATCATGCGTGTCATTGTCTATACCATACACTAAGTATGCTGCATCGCTTCCTGACAGCATGGCGGCATTAGCAAGGCCGGACATATATTGCCCGACCTCGTCGTGATCCAAGCGGTTCGATTTGAACTCCAGCCACTCTGTTTCGCGCGGCTCGGCGCGCAGTCTTGTTAGAAGTTGCTGCGGATCTACGATTTCCATGAAGTTCCGCTCCAACTATAAGACTACTGTGAGCGTTAAGGAGGCATGCGATATGCGAGCCGCTTTCCGCTGATCACTTTTAGCGCCCGCTCAGCTCGTTCCGCGTCGCCGCAACCCAGCTTCACACAATTGTTGTACCAGAAGCTGAACTAGGCAAGGTAGCGGTGCAGGTGCAGCTTGCCGCGTCGCTTGACCGCCGTCATGGCTCACCGAGCTTCATCTCTCGCGGCGGCTCAACGCGGCGTTTAATTTCAGCCAGCATCTTCTCAGGCGACGAGGGTATAGCTGCCCCCTCTATCTGAATCGCCACGTCGACCAGAATCCTCTCAAATACGCGCTCGGAGATGCCGCGTCGTTTTGCGGCGGCTTCTAGTCGCGTCAGCTCAGCAGCTTGCTCCTTGAACGTCATGCTGGCCTCGCTCAACGGATCACGCGCCCTGGAGGCTCTCGGCGAAGTCCTCCGGGATCTCGCCGAACTGCCCAAGGATCGTCGCGGCCTCCAACTCCCCGGTCTCGTCGTCCGCTACGATCTTGAGCGCGGCCGTGCCCGGCATCCGGCCGGCCATCGCCTCGGCCTTCTTCAGCGCTCCGCTCTCGGTTGGGGCCACCTCGCGGTCACCTGGGACCAACCGCTTCCGCTTGATCACGAAGGTCTGGACCACGAACGTCGTCTTCATCGCCACGATGCGTCTCCTCCGCCCTGCGCCACCCGGCGATCGTATCGGACGTCGGTGAACGCCTTCGTCATCACCGACCGCCCGTCCGCGTCGTAGACCTCGACATGCCAAGCCGACCAATCGAGCCGCGTCCCGTGGAGCATAAGGTCGAGCGCGACCCGTTCAGCATGGAGGCGCACCAGCGCCAGCGTTGGCACCCGCCGGCCGCGCAGATCGGCGACGAGATCGTGCCCGTCCGTGCAGTGGAAGCGGTAAAGCCGCGTCGGCATTGGCCTTTGACCCCGCACTCCACAGGCGTCCACCGCCGCGTTTCCAGGCGTGGCCGTTTCGATTGAACCACGCGCGCCGATGCGGTTTGTTCCCGTTGTGTTCTAGCGGGAGATAGATCGAAATGCAGGCCCAGCCCGTCGAACCGTCTGTGGACATCCGCCTGAGCGAGGCCGAGGCGATCGCGCTCGCCTATCACCGGGCCGCGCGGGGCGACGCCTGGGCCGCACTCGTCCGGGCGGTCGAGGATGCGCTGGCGGACCTCATGGAAGCCGAGCGCCGCACGCTGCAGCGGGACCGGCTGATCTCGCGGGGCTACATCCGTGGAGTGCCGCCGGCCGGAGAGCGTCGGTGAGGCTGCTGCAGGTCGCGGAGCTTCCGTCTCACGGCGCCGGCACTGTCCGCATCCCGATCCAGGGGGCGGCTCTCTGCGCCGGCTTTCCCTCACCGGCCGACGACTTCCTGGAAGGCGCACTGGAGCTGCCGCGCTGGCTCGCGCCGAACCCGCCTGCGACCTTCGCCTGGAACATCTCGGGCGACAGCATGCGCGGCGCCGGCATTTTCGACCGGGATCTCGCCGTGGCCGATCGCAGCCTGAAGCCCGGCAACGGCAGCGTCGTCGTGGCGATCGTCGACGGCACGATGAGCGTGAAGCGCCTCGTCCTCGAGGACAACGTCGCACGCCTCGCTTTCGACAATCCCGATCTGCCGGCCTTCGCGGTCGAGGACCTTGCGGAGGGTGAGATCTGGGGCGTGATCCGTTTCTCCATCCGCTGGCATGTGGCGCGCGCCGGGCTGGTTCGATGAGCCGGGCCATCGCGCTCATCGACGGCAACAGCTTCTACTGCTCCTGCGAGCGGGTGTTCGATCCGAAGCTCGCCCGCGTGCCCGTGATCGTGCTGTCCAACAACGACGGCTGCGCCATCGCCCGCACCGCCGAGGCCAAGGCGCTCGGGATCAAGATGGGCGATCCCTTCTTCAAGATCCGCGAGCAGTGCCGGCGCGACGGCGTGCGGGTGTTCTCCTCGAACTACACGCTGTACGGCGACATGAGCGCCCGCACGAACGCGGTCTACCGGGACTTCTCGCCGGCGGTGGAGATCTACTCCATCGATGAGAGCTTTCTGGACCTCTCGGACGTGCGCGACCGGGACCGGGTAACGCTGGCGCGGGATCTGCGCGCCACGGTGCGGGCCTGGACCGGCATTCCGACCTGCGTCGGCATCGGCCCAACGAAGACGCTGGCCAAGCTCGCCAACCACATCGCCAAGACGATCCCGGACTGCGACGGGGTGTGCGACCTGACCGACCCGGTGGCCTACGACCACTGGCTCTGCCGGATCTCGGTGGCCGAGGTCTGGGGCATCGGCCGGGCCTCGCTCGCCAAGCTGATGGGGCTCGGCGTCGACACGGTGGCGGATCTGCGCGACCTCGATCCTCGGCCTGTCCGAAAAGCCATGACGGTGGTGGGCGAGCGCATCATCTACGAACTGCGCGGGCTGGCCTGCCTGCCGCTCGCGCTGATGCCGGCCCAGCGCAAGGGCTGCGCGGTCACACGCTCGTTCTCCCGGCGAATCACCGAGCGAGAGACCCTGGAGCAGGCGGTGGCCGCCCATGCGACGCGGCTCGGCGAGAAGCTGCGGCGCGGCGGCCTCGGCGCCACGCACGTCTCGGTTTTCTATCACACGAGCGAGCATGACCGGGGCGACCCGATGCGCTCGGTCTCCACAACCGTGACCCTGCCGGAGGCCACGAACGACACACTGGCGCTGATCAAGGCGGCGCAGGCGGGTGTGGCACGCACTTGGCGCGAGGCGCCCGCCGGCAAGCCCTGGCGCTACAGCAAGGCTGGCGTGGTCACGACGGACCTGATGGCGCTCGACATGGCACCGCGGGCGCTGATCGGGCAGCTCGACCGAGAACGCAGTGCGCCGCTCATGGCGGCCATGGACGCCTGCAACGCGCGCTTCGGCCGGGGTGCTGTCGTGCCCGCCCGAGCCGGGCTCACCAAGAAGCGCACGTGGTCCACGAAGTTCGAGATGCGCAGCCCGCGCTACACCACGCAGGTGACAGAGCTCCCGACGGCGCATGCATGATACGAGCTTGACGGAGCAGAAGGACTGCCGCGGGAGCGACAGCTGTCGGGCCGCTTCGGGTGGGGAGCGGGCCCTGACACTTCGCCCTGAAGCGGACGCTCAGCCTACGACCCAACTCAGCCGCCAAGGACGCAACTGGCGCTTCTACAAAGCGTCCCATCGCAACACGGTAGTCCTCCGAAGCACCGGGGACGGCATTGACCCGAACCCCGCGTTGGAAGTCGACCGGCGAAGCTTGCGCGGAACGTGATGCTAAGAGCGTTTCGCTATTGGAGACCCCGCCCAACCTCATCTTACCCGCCTCTCGTGTCCCAAGATTTCGCACGATCGCTTACCATCGTGAGTTGCCGCGGCACGCTAAGTTTTCAGAAAGCCAAGATCATAAACCATCGGTGCTAGTTTCAACGTCAGCGCTTCATAGGTTGCGTTAAAGACAGCAAATTCGGTTTCGATTTTATCTTTCTGTTCCTCGCGTCGACTAAGGGCAGATCGAATCTGGTACCATCCCACATCAGGACGGTTGAGTTTAAGACTCTGGCGAACGCTATACACATCGGTGATGGAGAAATACCTCTGCCAGAGGACTTTACCCGCCCGTAGGACAGCGGAAGCCTCGGCCGAAAAATCCTTTTCCTGTAGATATTGAACCATAAAATCAGATTCAAATCGGTCGGGCGCATTAACTTCAGCTTCCGTGAATGGAATAAAGTGATTAATCAGACTCCACTGTCTACCATTCCATTCCAGGCCGTTCGCGCCAGCCGTTAGATTTTGTGTGCTAAACAACATCCAGACTAGGCAGTCAGTCCTGAACTCCTCGGTAAGAGGCTCATCAGGCTGCAAAAATTGATCCCGATCGTTGAGCCATGACGGCTTAACTAGACGCCGCACCGCAAACACAACTGCCGATTTCCAGAGATTTTCTTTTGTAACGAAAAAACCTCCTGCGCTGCAGTATCCTGATGATAGCAACGCAGTCAGATTTGCGTGTTGAACATCACCGCCAGGTGCAATCATTCCGCCGATTGCTCCGTCTGCCCATTTAGTGCCGCGCACGTCTTTGACGCTAGTTGTTGGTACGAGCGCGCCTTTCAAAGGCAGGGCGTCATCTTTATTAGATCTCGCTCTTTTAATCCAATTGCTCAAAAACCGATCGTTCGGCAAATTATAAAATTGCTTTTCACCAATTTCCTCCCCCTTTTTATTCAAAACTTCTGCGACTATATTGGTGATCGGCGTCTTCTTTTTTGTGGAATTATGAGTTTCCCAAATAAGAAAGCCAATGGGGAAATTTCCTTTGAGACCGTCGAATGCTTTGCTATGCACCAAGAAGCCACCCAGATAATATGCATTCCAAAACGCCCTGAATGGCTCAAAATTTGGGGCATTTACATACTTTAAAGTACTAAACATAGCCAAGGTAGCGTTTGGCATCTCTTTCGCAATTCGCAACAAGAATTGCACAAATAGTTCGCGCGAAGCGTAGCCAAAGTCGCTCGTTGTTCTAGCGATCTGAGTTTTTGAAACGCTTTTTTTAATATCGGAATTGACTCCCCGAGAGCTCGTGATGTTATCTATGTTTGCAGCTTCTGCATATGGCGGGTTAATGAGTATGAGAATCTTTCGACCTTCGGCGATTGCCTGCCGGAGAGCAGGCGGTATTTTATTGGTCAGTCCATAGTCAATTCTGCCATCTGCCATAACGTCATCATTGAGATAATCATACTGGAACCGCGTAGCAGAAACGCAGGTTCTAGTAGCTTTCATAACATCGACGTCAGCTTGGTCTAATGTACTCATAAAAACGTTTCGGGGGTTGGAATGCTTTGTTTCCAAATTTCCAACGCCGCAGCACATGTCCCAAATTAAATAGTCTTTCTGCCAGTGCTTCCCGAGCACCTCGGTTAATTTGTTGTATGCTTTGTCAACCACGTGAAGTGGCGTATAGAAAGCCCCCTTGAAGCTGCGCTCGTCCAGCGGGATTAGGGAGTCGCGACGCTCTAATAAATAGTCGCGATATTCCTCATCTGGGGGCCGGTGATAGATAGACCAGAACTGACGATAACCCTCGCGGTTACCTAGCTTATAAAGTTTACCGTCCAGGGAAAATACAGGCGCTTCTCCTTGATGAAGGAGTTCGGCAGGCAGGTTCTCATGAGTCGCCCTGGTTCCGTCATGCATGATATCGGCGAAGAAGAGAAGGGCATATTTATCTGCGGGTGCACCACCGATTTCCCGGCCGATCATCTCGACCCACTTATCGAAAACCTGCTTTAGATTATCGGGCGTGATCGAAATACGGATAATGTCGCCCTTCGTCAGAGCAGCTTTTACCGTGCTGATGAATTCTTCTTCGTGCGTCGATATTCTGAACGAGATCATCCTTGTTCCGATGAACGCGGATACCTGGTCTAGCGCCTCCTTCGGAAATTTAGTGGCCGACTTCCCCCATTTGATCGTCTTCTTTTTCAAGAATGGAATAACATCAGCGGTCTTCATCAGGGCCGCTTTCTCAGTATCCATTACCGCTAGAAACGGAGGTAATTCGTCACCTTTATTCAAACCATCCTGCACGTAATGCAGTAATTGGGTGAACATTTTATAACTCGAGTCCTTACCATGATGCTTGGCCTCGAACCACATTTCTTTCGTACGAATATCGATAAGACCTTTAGTATATTTTTTCAGTCCTAAGGCCTGGATATAAACATCCTTGACGTCTTCCTCACTGCGGACGTCTTGCAGTTTTTTATACAGAGACACCATGTTTCCACTGACCCATACCCGACACGCGATAAACATCGCCGTTCGCAGGTGCCGTGGCAAGCGCTGTGGTGGCGTCGAGAATGCCCCCTCCATGAGGTCTCCGTAGTCGAGGGTGAGGGAGACAAGGCCCTATGGATATGTGGCGATGCGGCGTGGGCTCTAGTCCTACACCTCAGTGCACTACTAACTGAGTAGCTTTCATCCGCTTTGATGCTTTGGTGTCCCAAAGCGGAACGGCAGAAATCTATTTAATACGGTAGTAGGTCACTCCTTACAGAGCAGCCTGCAAGCGGACGTTCCCAGCTTCTACAAAGGATCGATGGCAACCTGAACGATGTGTCCGGTACCCGCCAGAAAGGGCTGGGGCCTTGTCCTTGGCGTCGTCGTCTTCCAGGGCCGAAATAGGCGTCTTCAGAACCTCACCTCCGCAGGCATTGCGCATCACGCCCCGGTAGCACGGAGCCACATCCAGCTCAGCAGATGGGGGTCCGTTCACCGGATCAACCACGTTCCTGTGTAGGTCACAGCGGCCGAGTAGATGGGACGCCCGTCCTCGTCCGTCACCAGCACTGAGAAGGCTTGATGTCCGCCGTTCTTGAGCACCTCGTGCGCTGCGATCCCGGACAGGATCTTCTTTGCATGACGAGCCGCCTCCGCAGGGCCAGGAAGGTCCGTGCCCTCTTCGTCGCGAAGCGTCTGGCCATCATGGATATCAAAGAAGTAGCGAGGCACAAGGCTCTCCGCGCAGAGGGGCGGGAGCACACAAGGTCTCACAGGCGCAGAAGGCCGAGTGAAGGGCCGCAATAAGCTACGTTATGGGCGCTGTACCCACTAAATACCTAACAAACGGGTGTGGTTTCTTGTCTCTGCACACGGCCAAAGCCGGCTTCCAGGTGCCACCTGCCAGCCTCGTACTCGTGCTCCTTACAGAGCTGCACGAGGACCGCCTTTAGGAGGCCATCTGCGAAAGCGAGTCGGCTTACGGTGTCGTACCAACGGTGGCCACCTGCACAGGCTGAAGGTGAAACCTCATCCCACGGCTTGCTTTTTCAAGTGGAGGTAGGATGGGTCGAATTCGGAGGACCGGCGCAGCTCCTCCCAGTCATGGATAACAAGCGTGCTGGCTTGCAGAGTGATCAGCCCCTTGCCCCGCATCTCCTGCAGCACACGGTTCACGTGCACGTTCGTAAGACCGAGCGCATCCGCGAGTTGCCCTTGTGTGAGCGGCAAGGCGTAGCGGTGGTCGCTGGCAAGGCCGACCGCTTCGAGCTTGATGTACATCTCGCAGAACAGATGTCCGATCCGGCCATAGGCCGACTTACGTCCCATGCCGCTCATCCACTCGCGGAAGATCGCTGCGTCGATCAGAGTGTCCCGCCAGAGCAGCTCCGCGAGGTGCGGGAAGCGTAGAGTCAGATCTCGCACGCTGTTGTGCGGCAGGAAGGCCAGCGTGGCCTGGGTCATAGTACCAAGGCTATGATCCATGGTGTGCAGATGCAGGCTCTGCAGGTCGGGGGTGTCTCCTGGGACGTGGAACGATAGGATTTGGCGACGCCCCTCATCCAGGAGCTTGTAACGAGAGGCCCAGCCCTCCACGACGAGACAGCACTGGGAGGGCTTGTCGCCGTCGCGAACGATATCCTGCCCTGCGCCGAGAGTTCGGACCCTGACTGGTAGGCTCAGGATGGCGTCACGCTCTTCATCGGACAGGGTAGCGATGCTCTCCAGCTTGCGCAGGAGCATGGTCATAGCATGGGAGTGAGAAGTTGTGGCCATGTTGCTTCGCCTTACGTTGTGGGCGGAAGCACTTGTCTCTCCCGGCTACCAGCACCTGTTTTTGAGCAGCTTGCAATACGGACAAGCTTAAATATAAGTGAATAAAAATCACTATTAATTGATAAAGCGTCGAGCTTGTTGCCTGCCCAGTGCGGTACCGTACGTCTCAGACGTTCACTGCCGGGGGCTTGAAGATGCCGGTGGGCAACCTGCAGAGTCCAGGGTATCCATTATGCGGCTGATTGCAGAAGAGCAGGAAACCACCCACTCCGGTCGTCCACTGTGCCCCTAGCAGGGTGTTGAAAAAGTCCAGACGGACGGTGCTTGCCCCCACATCTGGTGCTGCAACAGGCGGATGGCACCAGCATGCAGTAGGTCAACTCAATCTACTGAGGTGTTTTTCGACTTTTTCAACACCCTGCTAGGTGAACCAAACGCGGACCTTCGCAAGGCCTGCTGAGGGTCGCGAGCGGAATGTTTGGCCCGCGACTTGAAGCCAAGTGCATGTTCTTGGGTTAGGGGGACCTCAGACGGCCCGGCGGTGAGCTTCTGCAGACCAGTCTGCTCGATCGATTAGGCTGGTGTCACTTGGCCTTGCGCTCGTGGGCCCCAGAAGTGCGACGCATGAGGAGCTGTCGAGTCCTCCTCAATGACGACGGCGAGGGCTGCGTCACCGGCATCTCCTGTCTGCCGAAGCGTCTCTGCCGCCTTGGCAAGGCTGCCGTGCTGTGAGACTAACTCACGGTAGCCGTCGCGAATAAACGCGTCGAGCTGAGCATCTGTAGCCAGCTCGACGTCACCGCGGAGGGTATGGCCTGCCTCCAAGCGACGAAGGCGGCGCTGGGTGGTGACGTTCCTCATCGCAGCCCGCGCTCCTCAAGCCTCAGCAAGCGCTGGTGAAGGTCCGCGGCCTCAACGGCGCGGACGTGAGCATCAATAGCCCTGCCGAGGTCGGACGCCTCGGACGGCGTGATGTCTCCCGCGGCAACAGCCTGCAAGAGGGCGCTGGTAGCGCGTGGAAGGTCAGAGGCCGTCTCTATGTCGGGCAATTCGAGGATGACGGGCCGATCCTTCCGAGGGGGGGCTAAGCGGTCCAGGCACATGCGCAGGGCTTGCGTGTCGCCCTCGAGGGCAAGCTCGATCACTTTGCGAGTGATTGCCTCTGCCTCGCCCTCCAAGATGGCCTCCAGAGCCAACGTAGCGCGGCTGCGTGCCCCCTTCGGGCGCCCGGCTGGGTTGCCGCTCTGTCCAGGCTGAAAACCGGGCTTCCTGCTGGTCATGGCTCAGTCTGACGATCCTACTACGAAAGCGACGTACTGTTTTGAACAGCGTTTAAATAGTGCGCGTTCTCTGAGAAAAATTCAACCCAGCTTGAGACCGGCTTCTGTCACCTCAGAGCGACATCAGATGACCTCGTCATCTTCCGAGACGCTGTTCGGCGGCTGCGTACGCTGCCGGCAGTCCTCAAGAAATTTCTGAATGCTGTCGAACGAGCCAGTTGGGCCTATGCACCGCCCACTTGGTTCCTGGACCACATACAGATCACCTGGGTTGGGCTGCAGCTCTCCCGCCGCGGTGATAGGAACTGGAGTCAGCCCACCTCCACGATGGCGGAAGGCGATGATCGTTTCCGAAGTGACACTCCGCCCATCAGGCACGGAAGAGCCGAGCGGCAAGATTGGCCTATTCAGCACGAATCCCTTTGGTGCTTCGGTGATCGTACCGCACAGCTTACCGAACGACCTGATGCCAACGTCAATCGTTTTCTCTGATCCGTCGGACATCGTTGCGGTACATGATTCCTCGCCCGCATTCTCTCTGATGAAACGAACATGGCTGGTGTTGAGGATGCCATTTGGCGTGCTGATAAACATAAATGCTCCTTGAGCAGGCGAGGTGCAAAGTAGGGAGAGCCGGCAGAGAAGGCAGGCAGCCTGTTTCTGCCGGCAGCCTTCAGCGATAATCGAGCTCAGCAGACTGGCTTCAAAGGTGACGGGTGACGCTTGGTGACGTCACAATCCCATTTCACTGTGTATGCGCGCGCGTACGTGTATAAAGACTGTAATAGAGATTTGGTGTCACAAAGCGTCACCCGTCACCTGTTGGGTCGCGCTGGTACTTGAGCCTCACCCCTTTGAAGCCGCGTGCTGAGCTTGAGCGATGGGGCAGCAAACCGTGTCGTCGCATTGCTGGCCCGAAAGACTTGAGCGTTCCAGGCACGTCCCCGGCAGTGCGGGCGTACGAGGTCCAAGCCGCGAAAAGGTCCGTTGTTCGGTCCCACATATTCGGGTCGTCCGGCCGTACGTCACACTCCTCATTCAGCCACTGGCCCATGAGATCCTGCTCGGCGAAGTACGTCTCCGTCGCGGCGATGACGCTCTTTGGGCGCACCAAGCCGTTTATTTGCCAGTCGAGACAGCCCTCGATCATCCATCGGAGAATCGCCGGCCACTCGTTCCTGAGTTTCTCCTCAAGACCCTTATCCGGTGCTTTGGGCTTGTGGACGAAGGGCACCATGCTGAATCGGCGTCGGGCTGCATCATCGACGTTGCGCAGCATCGGTTGGTGATTGCCGACGATCGTGAGTTTGAAGTTCGGGACAAACGTAAAAAAATCTTGCCGCATAAAGCGAGCTGTGACCGGGTCGCCGCCAGTAAGCTGCTTGATTCGTGCCTCGGCCCAGGCACGATCCTCTTCAGTCTCGGAGGCCGTGACAAGGCGGGCGCCACGAAGCATCGCCATATCGGTGGGGTGCTTGTCTCCCTTCGAAGCGGTGAACGTATCCATCGCTGCGACCTTGGCGTACTCAGCCAAGATGCCCATCAGCACGTTGATGAACACGCTCTTGCCGTTGCCTCCGGGTCCGTAGACGAACACCAAGGCATGCTCACGAGTGGAGCCGGTCAACGAGTAACCACACCACTGCTGCAGGAAACGGATCAGGCCAACGTCTGATCGTGTGGCTTGATCGAGGAACGCAAGCCAACATGGACAACTCGTGGTCCGTGATGGAGCGACGGCCGTCAGCTTGGTGATTCGATCACTCGGATCGGCAGGCCGAAGCAGGCCGCTTCGCAGATCGACTGTGCCTCCCGGAGTCCCCAGCAACCAAGGATCACAATCCCAAACATCTGCTGTGACAGCGAAGGCCGTGTCTGACTGGCAAAACCGTTCAACACCGGCAGCGAATGAGGTCTTGCCGGCAGTTACACGTACTCCAGGTTTTTGCGTCTCGCCTAGCTCCCGGCATATCTGGCGAGCCCACTGAAATGCCAATCCCACGCAGTTTGGTACCCAAGCGCTGCCTGTCCATACGTGCCAACTGCCCGTGCTGTGACAATAGAGGAGCTTGCCGTCATGCCGCTCGGCAAAAATGCGAGCGGCATGGTCTTCTGTCACTAGATCGTCTGTGTAGAGGCCCGGGAAAGAGTGGTGCGGCTTGATCTCGGCCATGACGTTACAAGGCCACGGTGGTGCGCTGAGGCAGGCTCGCCAACCAAGCCGCGAGATCATCTCTGAGGATCAGGGTGCGGCGGCCTGCCTTGCGAGCCTTCAGGCGGCCGGCGTTAATTTCCTCAAAAACTGTTGAGCGGCCAATGCCGGCTACCTGGGCTGCCTGTACAATACCGAAGGCCAGGGGGGTCTCATCGGGTGAGTGCGTCGCTTGGATCATTGCGCTTCTCCGCTATCCCGAGCGGACTGGCTCGGATGCAGACAAACGTGACGAACCGTAAGCGGTTAGGCGGCCTGAAAAGACAGGTACTGGTCAGAAATCAATTTATGACCGCTCTTTTTTGAATTCTGTCAGCCACTTAGCTAGCTTGGGGCGTATGTTTGACGCTGCCGGTTCCCGACCATAGCGCAGTTGGCAATATTCCATAATCTGCCGCTCGATTGCGGCTTGGTTGGGCAGACTTGGATCATCTGCAGATGGCAAACCGTGGTGCTCAAGCAGCTTGATCACGAATTTTCGGATTTCAGGCCAGTCATAGGTTGGCTTGCGCCCGCGCCTTGCCTGACTAGACAAGTGTGCATGTTTCAAAACATGTCTGGCATTGCGTTCATCAGAGGTCTCTATCGGATTTTGGATGGATTCAAGAATCGCACCACTCGGAGCTGATTTGGGTTTTTCTTCAAGCTTGTCCTGCAAGGCACTTACAAGCTGCGCCCTATGCACACGTACGATGGCCCAATCCCCTGTCAACATTTCAGCATCACCTGGAATGAAAACTTCCCCTTCGCCCTCGAAGAACATCGGTGCTCGCGGCCCAGCCCATTCCTCGGCCGGTAGGGGGAAGCAGGTGCCATTCTCATGAAACTGCAGCTGAGCGCTAACGTGACCGTCGTGAAGAAGGCGCCTTAGCCGGTTTTCTGGGGCGGAACAGCCACCTACCCACGGCGCTTTAGTGTCTATACCGAAGCTTGAAAGCTCGACTGCCTCCTGGAGCGAGACGTACCCAGAAGGTATTAGCAAAGGCGGAGCAGGTGGCTCAGACCCGGCGGCTCCTTTTTGTTTGGTCATTGCCCCTCCGTAGTGCAGCTACTGAAAATGTTGTAGCAGCGAGATCGCATGTCTTTTAAGGAGCCAAAATTACAATCAAAAATTGCGATTGAGACGTAGTCTATGGCGTCGGCATAGGTGTCGTAAGCGCACTCGCGTCAACAAAAGCGCTCCAAGCCTCCATCAGCGTTCGCCGCTTCTCCAGTGCGTCACCACGGCGGTAAGCTCTTTCGGTAGCATCACCGACGACATGCGCTAGAGCCGTCTCTGCGATCTCGCGCGGGAAGGCCGTGCATTCGCCAGCCCAATCGCGGAATGAGGAGCGGAAACCGTGCACCGTTACCTCCACCTTCATCCGCCGCAGCATCATCTCCATGGCCATAATGGACAGGGGCCGGCCTGGCTTCTGACCGGGAAAGACGTATTCGCCGCGCCGGACCACTTCGGCTTGGTCGAGGATCGCGAGCGCGGCGTCAGTCAGCGGCACACGATGCTCTACTCCGGCCTTCATGCGCATCGCTGGAACCGTCCATACCTTCGTCTTGCGGTCGATCTCACTCCATCGGGCGCCCAGCACCTCACCAGAGCGTGAAGCGTTCAGGATGCAGAACTGCAAGGCAAGCCCTGCCATGGCGTCACGCGACCGGAGATCGGCCATGAAGGCCGGCACGTCGTCGAACGGCATGGCCGCATGGTGGCCGCGCGTCAGCTTTCGACGGGCCGGCAGAAGCTTATCGAGGTGACCGCGCCAGAGCGCCGGGTTCT
It encodes:
- a CDS encoding phage/plasmid primase, P4 family is translated as MAEIKPHHSFPGLYTDDLVTEDHAARIFAERHDGKLLYCHSTGSWHVWTGSAWVPNCVGLAFQWARQICRELGETQKPGVRVTAGKTSFAAGVERFCQSDTAFAVTADVWDCDPWLLGTPGGTVDLRSGLLRPADPSDRITKLTAVAPSRTTSCPCWLAFLDQATRSDVGLIRFLQQWCGYSLTGSTREHALVFVYGPGGNGKSVFINVLMGILAEYAKVAAMDTFTASKGDKHPTDMAMLRGARLVTASETEEDRAWAEARIKQLTGGDPVTARFMRQDFFTFVPNFKLTIVGNHQPMLRNVDDAARRRFSMVPFVHKPKAPDKGLEEKLRNEWPAILRWMIEGCLDWQINGLVRPKSVIAATETYFAEQDLMGQWLNEECDVRPDDPNMWDRTTDLFAAWTSYARTAGDVPGTLKSFGPAMRRHGLLPHRSSSARGFKGVRLKYQRDPTGDG
- a CDS encoding helix-turn-helix domain-containing protein, with translation MIQATHSPDETPLAFGIVQAAQVAGIGRSTVFEEINAGRLKARKAGRRTLILRDDLAAWLASLPQRTTVAL
- a CDS encoding tyrosine-type recombinase/integrase, with translation MARAVKKLSARAAATLTAPGRHSDGDGLYLVVDASGARRWLFLFRWQGKLKEMGFGGLSAVSLAEAREKATAARQILKAGKNPIEQRRTAKEERLAAVTFGAVAEEVVKSLSQGFRNDKHKAQWSSTLTTYAGSLWPKPVDEIGTEDVLSVLTPIWQTKSETASRVRGRIERVLDAAKAKGLRTGENPALWRGHLDKLLPARRKLTRGHHAAMPFDDVPAFMADLRSRDAMAGLALQFCILNASRSGEVLGARWSEIDRKTKVWTVPAMRMKAGVEHRVPLTDAALAILDQAEVVRRGEYVFPGQKPGRPLSIMAMEMMLRRMKVEVTVHGFRSSFRDWAGECTAFPREIAETALAHVVGDATERAYRRGDALEKRRTLMEAWSAFVDASALTTPMPTP